From the genome of Alkalimarinus coralli:
CTGTGCTTCGCTCGCAACGTCGTGCAAAAGCCTCTAATAATACGTGAGCAATATTGCCGACAGCATAATGCTGTGTGAAACAATAGACCACTTAGGTTGGAATAGATGTATGAATTCGTTTAAAGCCAATAGTAACGCCGCTGACATTGGGCTGGGGCCGTCTTACTCAGGCAAGCTTCAACATGGCGAATTTCTGTTCAACGAATTTACCCGCTTATTTGATCAATATGACCAGCTTGCCCAAATTCATCAACAATATGGTAATGAGCAAAAACTCCGCATTCTCTGCTATCAACTGTCTGATTACCCCTCTTTGGTAGAAACCTTTAGGGCTCTATGCAGCAATGACGAGGCGTTGCTTGATAAGTCGCTCTTTTGCAGTTGGTTTTCCTTTTTGCTGGCGGATCAGTTAAAACTGTCGGTAGTGGATACCAAAGATTTATTTATCGCAGGCTTGGCTCAGGAGCTTGCAAAGGCAGGCCAGGCGCAGTTAGGTGATTCGCCCGCTGGTGAGGTGGGGGGTGAAAATAATGAAACTAATACGTTGGGGCAGGTCACTACAGCCGATGAGGTGAGACGGTTTTTAGATAGTATTCCCAGGCTATCTGAACAGTTAAAGGTTATTGTAGGCTCCCACCACGAGCGCCTTGATGGAACGGGTTTTCCAAGTGGTAAAGTAGAGCACTTGTTTTCACTGGTAGAGAAAGTTCATGTCGTAGCGAATGAAGTAATCGAGCTTAGTGGCCGATATTCCGCCACGCTTTATGATTTTATGCCTGTGTTGCCGATTCTGAGGTTAAATGCCTCAGTCTATGACCGGAAGATCTACTGCGCGGCTTTTAAACTGCTAAGCGCTGGGCAGGAACTGCATGGTGGACAGGAATCGCATGATTACGAAGCATCAGAGCAACGCGGCACGGGACAAACGGCTAGGAGCAATTCAGATAGCTACGTTCATCGTAATCTCAGCATTCAATCGTTAATAGACAGGCAGAATAGTTTGCTTTTGGTGTGGCCTCATCTGCTTACCGCAGCCGCTGAAGTGTCTGTCCTGGAAGATAATCTGCCTGTTATGGCGTTAAAGCAGATTGCCAGAAGGGCCTGGATATTGGCTACCACGGCAGGAATACTCTCAGACGACCTGTTATTGTGGCTCACTCAGGTAGATAACCCAGCAGAAGTGAGATCGGAACTTGCTGAGTTAGACGTACTACTGGATGAACTGGATGGCATTATCTCTACTTATCAGCACAAACTGGAAACGTTTACGGGGCTAGCGAGAAACCAACTGGACGAGGCTAAGCACGCCATGCTGGTAAGATTATGTGGTGACTTGAAACCGCCGCAAGAAACGTTTGATCTTGAAGAATTTACAATTTTAAATATGTGCGACTAACCAACGAGCATTCCTGACTTAATGTTATTTTCAGACTCAAGAAACAGGTCGCTGCCTGTTTTTACCGTTGTTCTTCTATCTTCACTCTATTTCTCGCAGGGTTTGCCGTCAGGCTTTTTAGCCCACGCATTGCCTGCACTGCTTCGTGAATACGGTGTCTCGGTAGAGTATATTGGCCTGTTAAAATTGTTGGCGCTGCCATGGTTTTTAAAATTCCTATGGGCACCCTTTGTTGATCGTACAGAGCTAGGCAAGCAGGGGCCACACCGCGGCTGGATTTTGTTGATGCAGTCATTGCTTGTCGTATTAATGATGTTGCTATCATTCTCTTCACCCAGCGCTCTGTTTGGATCGTTAATTATCGTATTCTTTGTGATTGTTTTGATGATAAACACAACCGCGGCAACGCAGGATATAGCAACGGACGGTTTAGCCGTAAAAATGTTGCCTGAGCGTTGGCGCGGACTGGGAAATAGCATTCAGGTGTCTGGCTTTAAAATTGGCATGATCTTGAGTGGCAGCCTCTTGCTAGTGAGCGTTGATAAACTCGGTTGGGCAATGTCATTTCAACTCATGGGCCTGATCTTATTTGTGTTGCTGCTACCCGCGTTCTTATTTAAAGAGCGATCAGCCTACCCGGAATCACATGCTGAAAACCTCCCCTCGATGAGCAATGAGCGTTGGTTTGACGCCTACAAAGGCTTTTTTTCTCAACCAGGCATTGTCTATTGGTTGGCTGTATTGTTTACCTACAAAATTGCCGACTCGTTGGGCTCAGGAATGATTAAACCGCTGCTTATTGATAATGGATACAGCCTGACCGCGGTTGCTGAACTCACCTTTTGGGCCTCAATCAGCGGGTTGCTCGCTGCTGTCGCGGCAGGGTTTATCTACTATCGAATTGGGGCAAAGTGGTCGCTTATACTGTTCGGTTTGATGCAAGCGCTTGGTATTGCTGCTTATGGGCTTTTGGCTACAGGCAACGTTAGCAACGATGGGGTCTTTGTTATAGCACTCGTCGAGCAAGCCGCTGACGGCATGTCAACGGTTGCGTTATTTGCACTCATGATGGGACAGTGTAGAAAAGGGCATGAAGGCAGCGATTACACCGTGCAAGCCTGCATTCAGGTGGTGATGTCGGGTATTGTCGGTGCGCTGAGTGGTTTTGTCGCTAAACTCGCCGGTTATGAGGTGCTCTATATGTTGGCCGGGGTGTTGGGTGTACTAGCGCTGATACCGATATACGTTTATTTTTCCAATACAGTTGATGGGGCTAAAGAGAATGAGTCGTGAAATTGAGTGCCCTTGTGGGTATCAAGTCAATGGTAATTCGCTCACTTATGCCGAATGTTGTGAGCCTTTTATTAGTGGTGCAGCCAAGCCTGATCGCTGTGAGCAGTTAATGCGTTCTCGCTATACCGCATACGCGCTGGGCAAGGTAGATTACTTAATTGCGACTTGGCACCCCACTAAACAGCAGGAGCTGGACAAAGCCAGTTTGCGTCAGTCAGCAGAAAGTACAGAGTGGTTACGCTTACAGGTTATCAGTAGTCAGCAACAGGGCGAAAGAGGGACTGTAGAATTTAATGCCTACTTTAAAGAGCGGGATGCAAGTGGCAGCAGTGAAGGGAAAGAGATTCAGGGCTTGCATGAAGTCTCCCGCTTTGAAAAAGTTGGGAATCAATGGTTCTATCTGGATGGTGATGTCGAGTCGGCGGGTCAAACCAAAGTGGGTAGGAATGACCCGTGCCCCTGCGGGAGCGGCAAGAAATATAAAAAATGCTGCGGATAGCGCTTTTACGACGGTTTACCAGTTGCCAGGAAAGTGTTTATCGTCAATCACCTGTGAGACTAAGGTCTCTTCTTCTTTGGTTTTCTGCGCGCCCCATTGGTCAAAGTAGAGCAGGTCGTCGAGCGGCGTTCTATTTAACCAGCCGGCTGTTTCCAGTTCCGGCTTATCAAAAAAGTGGGAGACATACCCCACGCATAGATACGCAATTGGGACGATGTCATCCGGCATGGCTAAAGCTGCTTGCAACGCCTGTTGCTCAATAATGCTCACCCAGCCAACACCTAAACCCTCAGCCCTGGCGGCTAACCAGAAATTCTGCACCGCACAAACACTGCTATAAAGATCCATCTCTTTCATTGATGTTCGGCCAATCACAACAGGGCCGGTACGCTTTCGGTCACAGGTAATACAGATATTGACCGGTGATTCAAGAATGCCTTCCAGCTTGAGCGTGCGATAGGTTTTACTTTTCTCAGACTCAAACATGTTTGCGGCTTTTTCGTTGGCCTCTACAAATGCCTTATGAACGTTCTGTTTGACCTCATCAGAACGTACCACCACGAAGTTCCACGGCTGCATAAAACCGACAGATGGGGCATGGTGAGCGGCGTAAAGAACCCGGCTCAGTACGTCGTCGGGTATTGGATCTGGCTTGAACTGGCCTCGAACATCGCGCCGGTTGAAGATGGTTTTATAAAGACCATCCCGTTCGCCTTGGGTGAAAAATAGTTCGTCTTGGTGCTGGGTTTCTTTTGTTTCTACAGCTTCTTTCGGTTTAACAGTATCTTTCTTTTCCACAGTATTCCCCTTATCGGAAAAGTTTGAGTACGCCTGTCCAAACGTCTCTATTGGCTTAAAGGCCGGTCTTCTGACTTAGGGTCGTCTTGCTCAACGGCCTTCCCGGAAGTTATCTATCAGTATTCCAGTGGCTCACTCTGTGTTGACTTTATGTCTACCAAAAACAGAGCGTTGAACAATCACCATTACAGCGTTGGGCACGTACCGGAGTTTCACCGGTTTCCCGATTCTCCAATACCTGATTAGTGTGTTAATCAATCTAAAAAGGTATTGGCACCTAAAAGCGAGGAAGGAACTTTTGCAAAACCCTATAGTCTTGTCAATATTGAGTGCCGCGAAAACCAAAATAATTAGCTCTGGGCTGCTCAAAGGGGAGGTGAAATCATCATCGTATCGTTATAAAGTTAACGCTGATAAAAGAATAATATAAAAGGAACTACAATGATCAAGTATCTCCGTACACCTGAAAAGTGTTTTGATCGTCTGGTCGGTTACCCATTTCAACCTCACTACGTAAAAGTGGATGAAGGCATGGAAGTAGGGGGCGGTAAGTCTCAAAGCTTACAGATGCATTTTGTCGATGAAGGCGATAGAAACGCCGACCCGATACTTATGATGCATGGTGAACCCAGTTGGTCATACCTGTATCGAAATATGATCCCGATTTGTGCTGCAGCAGGTCATCGTGTAATAGCTCCAGACCTGATTGGTTTTGGCAAATCTGATAAACCGGTTGATATCTCCCTGTTTTCATATCAACAGCACATGGACTGGGTGCAGACTTTTATTGATAAGCTCGACCTGAACAATATCACGCTCGTATGTCAGGATTGGGGCTCGCTCATTGGTCTGCGGCTTGCGGCTGAAAATGCAGACCGCTTCAAAGCGATTGTTGTAGGGAATGGAATGTTGCCAACCGGTGATCAACCGGTGCCAATGGCGTTTCATGCATGGAAGACATTTGCGCTATATAGCCCCTGGTTTCCGATAAGTCGAATCATCGATATGGGCACCTTTAAAAAGCTTTCAGGAGGAGAGCGCAAGGCCTATGATGCACCGTTTCCTTCGAGCAAGCACAAAGCGGCAACCCGCGCCTTCCCTAAACTGGTGCCCGTCTCACCGAATGACC
Proteins encoded in this window:
- a CDS encoding HD domain-containing phosphohydrolase, producing MNSFKANSNAADIGLGPSYSGKLQHGEFLFNEFTRLFDQYDQLAQIHQQYGNEQKLRILCYQLSDYPSLVETFRALCSNDEALLDKSLFCSWFSFLLADQLKLSVVDTKDLFIAGLAQELAKAGQAQLGDSPAGEVGGENNETNTLGQVTTADEVRRFLDSIPRLSEQLKVIVGSHHERLDGTGFPSGKVEHLFSLVEKVHVVANEVIELSGRYSATLYDFMPVLPILRLNASVYDRKIYCAAFKLLSAGQELHGGQESHDYEASEQRGTGQTARSNSDSYVHRNLSIQSLIDRQNSLLLVWPHLLTAAAEVSVLEDNLPVMALKQIARRAWILATTAGILSDDLLLWLTQVDNPAEVRSELAELDVLLDELDGIISTYQHKLETFTGLARNQLDEAKHAMLVRLCGDLKPPQETFDLEEFTILNMCD
- a CDS encoding MFS transporter — protein: MLFSDSRNRSLPVFTVVLLSSLYFSQGLPSGFLAHALPALLREYGVSVEYIGLLKLLALPWFLKFLWAPFVDRTELGKQGPHRGWILLMQSLLVVLMMLLSFSSPSALFGSLIIVFFVIVLMINTTAATQDIATDGLAVKMLPERWRGLGNSIQVSGFKIGMILSGSLLLVSVDKLGWAMSFQLMGLILFVLLLPAFLFKERSAYPESHAENLPSMSNERWFDAYKGFFSQPGIVYWLAVLFTYKIADSLGSGMIKPLLIDNGYSLTAVAELTFWASISGLLAAVAAGFIYYRIGAKWSLILFGLMQALGIAAYGLLATGNVSNDGVFVIALVEQAADGMSTVALFALMMGQCRKGHEGSDYTVQACIQVVMSGIVGALSGFVAKLAGYEVLYMLAGVLGVLALIPIYVYFSNTVDGAKENES
- a CDS encoding YchJ family protein — protein: MSREIECPCGYQVNGNSLTYAECCEPFISGAAKPDRCEQLMRSRYTAYALGKVDYLIATWHPTKQQELDKASLRQSAESTEWLRLQVISSQQQGERGTVEFNAYFKERDASGSSEGKEIQGLHEVSRFEKVGNQWFYLDGDVESAGQTKVGRNDPCPCGSGKKYKKCCG
- the bluB gene encoding 5,6-dimethylbenzimidazole synthase yields the protein MEKKDTVKPKEAVETKETQHQDELFFTQGERDGLYKTIFNRRDVRGQFKPDPIPDDVLSRVLYAAHHAPSVGFMQPWNFVVVRSDEVKQNVHKAFVEANEKAANMFESEKSKTYRTLKLEGILESPVNICITCDRKRTGPVVIGRTSMKEMDLYSSVCAVQNFWLAARAEGLGVGWVSIIEQQALQAALAMPDDIVPIAYLCVGYVSHFFDKPELETAGWLNRTPLDDLLYFDQWGAQKTKEEETLVSQVIDDKHFPGNW
- a CDS encoding haloalkane dehalogenase — encoded protein: MIKYLRTPEKCFDRLVGYPFQPHYVKVDEGMEVGGGKSQSLQMHFVDEGDRNADPILMMHGEPSWSYLYRNMIPICAAAGHRVIAPDLIGFGKSDKPVDISLFSYQQHMDWVQTFIDKLDLNNITLVCQDWGSLIGLRLAAENADRFKAIVVGNGMLPTGDQPVPMAFHAWKTFALYSPWFPISRIIDMGTFKKLSGGERKAYDAPFPSSKHKAATRAFPKLVPVSPNDPATEANRAAWKVLEQWEKPFLTTFSNGDPITRGGDKYMRDRIPGSKDQNHQTLSGGHFLQEDSPQQFAGAVNELLASI